ATGATTATAATATTTCAACATATGAAAAATTCACAATAGTAAAGAACGCACACCGCTGTTACTACCTACCTTTTAGATACGATTCAGCACGCCCCGCGACTAAATGAACTGCCATCCTTCACTGTGAAAGTCAAATGATTTCTGATTAACAAAAAAATTATTATGTTCCAGAAAAGTACCTGCAGCAGCGTATGGAAAAGGAATCAAAAGAAAAGGTTGCCCCTTTTTCAGAAGGAACAACCTTAATTTCTCGAAATAATTTACTGAAATAGAAGCCACAGAGCCAATACAAATTTATATAAAAAGTAGAACGAGAAACCCAGCAAAAGGACTCCAGCCATGGCAGAGACTGCTTGTATCATTTTTTTGCTCATTACTTTTCGTGTCACAGATACAATGGAGAGCAGACCCAGGTCATGAATGAGAATTCCACATAGTACGCCAAATCCTGCAATGATAAAACTCAACTTACCGGTAGATTGGTATGAATCGGACAATACAACACCAAAAACAGATATCCAAAAAATAAGATTACCAGGGGAGACCGCTACCAATAAGCCATTGCGGTATGTCCTCCAAAACGATTTTTTGATTTTTCCTTTCGTATTTTCTGATGTTGCCATATCCAGATCTGAGTTCCGGATCGAATCGTATCCCAGAAAGGCCAGAAATCCAGCTCCCGCAAGCCATAGTGGAATTTGTACATAAGGAAGAGATAAGACGGAAGCAAACCCGAAGTACATGGCCAGGATCAAACCAGCATCAATTGTCATGCCTCCAAGACCCACGGCCCAGCCATGGATAAACCCATTTCTCAATCCCTGCTTGGTCATCTCTACAGTAATTGCTCCCACTGGCATGGCAATAGCGAGACCAATCAGGACGAACTTAATATAGATTTCCATTGTCATTTCCTTTCCGTCTGTAATGAATTCTTATTTCGATAGGGCTTGTCCAGCTGCTTATGTAGTTGTAGCGAGTATGGAGCACAGGGCTCTCCTCCTATAAATGGGTGGTATAGAGTTTATTCGGAGGAGAGTATTTTTAGAATCGATTTAAGCTATTCCTTTACGTTGTCCTGCTGAAGGGATCGAAGAAACGGGCATTTGGAAGGAGCGGTATCGTCATCTCGCAAAAAATATTGTTTATACTCCAGGTTGCCTTGTGATCCGTATTGCTTTAATTCAGGATGTGCCGGTATGGTATCGTAGGCAGCCAAGCGTGCGCGAATTCTCGGAGCAATCGCTGCAGCTTTCAGAGGTTGTGCGTTCCATATATCGAGCACCCAGCGCGGTGTTAGAGCTAACATGAAATAAGGAAAGTTGCGACTTTGTCGTGACATATGGGCTGGCGTCCCGCAATAGACAAAATACCGTTCGTCATTGTAACAAAACTCCCACATGGGATGCTCCGGGTCTTCTGGAATATCTTTTGGCCAAGGCTTGGTATCCAAGTGTCTAATCTGGCTTAATAAATCCCAGAAGGCTGTTTCATAGGCCAATACATCCCGGACTTCTTTTTCCTTATCAAAAAATAAAATCAATGAAGAATATTCTCCGAATGAACGAGAGCATTCTCCATATTCCTTGAGTATGTCTGATACATTACGTTCTGCAGACTCGTCTCCGAAATTAGAAACAAAGCCGTATCGGAGGTGACCCAGGGCAAAAGCCTGTGTAGCCGGAATACAGGGAAATCGAGCCTCCCGGTCACTCATTTTCGAAGAGAATAAACGGTAAGCATCTCTTTTCCAGTTTTCGAGAGGGATCTCCTCATTCTCAATCTCAGAAGATGAAAACAACAACGACATGAATAGTCCTCCTTTTACCTATAGGATATAACCCAAGGGGAAAATGGTGACAGTCCAACTTATTTTTGTTAAGGAGACATGCAAGTGATCGATGTAATACACATACATATCACTTATCTAAAGTGGTAATTTATTAGCTGATCTCAGACATAATCTAGCAGCAGAATCTCAAGGCAGACTTCAGGTTGCCAGGTTATATGAAATGACCAATGACCGCGGTGTAAAAGACATGTTATCGTGGTTGCTTGCTCTGGATACCATGCATCAGAATCAGTGGATTGCAGCGATAAGAGAACTTGAAGAAAAAGAAGGAATTGTTGTGCCCAGCACGTTCCCGAAAGAACTTGAGAAGAGAGATGTTGCGTATGTGCTCTTTAACTCCCTCTCATGGTGATGAGAGTGCAACTGGACGGTGGGCTCACGGTCCAATACCAGAGATGTTAACGGCTGGTTTACATAAAATTAGGAAGGGAACAGAAACTAGAATAGTAAGTTAATCCTGAATGGAGGAAAACCATGTTTTTTTATCGTGAAGACCTGATCAATATGATCGTACCGGACAAGCCTGATCCCGCGGCAGCAAAAGTATTGCAAGAGACGCTTGGTGGCCAATTTGGTGAAATGCGGACGATGATGCAATTTTTCTTTCAAAGTAGTAATTTTCGGGGCAATGCCACGCAGTATAGAGATCTGATCCGTGGTGTATTTCTTGAGGAATTAAGCCATATTGAACTGGTGCAACAAACCATTAATCAGTTATTAACGGGAGCCGGTGCAGAGGGCGCGGGAGATGCAGGGGTCGACGGTGCTCCATTGGATGAAGCGATTAAACATGCCAACCCGCATCATTACATCATGGGGGCTCAGAGCTCATTACCTGTTGATGCTGCAGGTAATCCATGGCTTGGAAACTATGTGTACGATCATGGGAATCTGGTAAGCAACTTACTTGATAATATTGTGTTGGAGTCTACGGGTGTGTTGCAAAAATCAAGAATATATGAAATGAGTACCAACAAAGCATTCCGTGAAACGCTGGGTTTTCTGATTGTTCGTGATAATGCTCATCAAAATGCATTTGCCAAAGCACTGGAGACTCTGGGTGTGAATTGGGGCAAAATATTCCCGATTCCCAACTATGATATTAATAAATATCCCGAATGCCGGAAATATGTAGATATGGGTTTCCACAATGCGCAGTTTAATTTCCGTTTAGACAATACACGCATCGCTGAGATTTTCAGTGGTCAAACGCCAAGTCGTAATGGTGGGGAACTGCAGGTAATCGATCCCCCACAAGGATATCCACTTCCTTATATGCCTGAACTTCCAAATGAGCATAGCCCAGGGATACATGATCTCAATGCATAAAGAATGAACATCAAGTATGAAAAAGCACTCTATAGTATAGGACGGGTATGAAACTCAAGGAAATGACGAAAAAGAGACACTTGTGGTCTCTTTTTTTGAAACGAACAAAAAAGGAACCCAATGCTGGGTTCCTTTATGTGTTACATGAAAATGTTATTGCGGGCGGTTTTGATTCGAATATGAACCAAAGGATTGACCATTAGTTGAGATATTGGGAGTGTTGTATGGCTGCTCAAGATAAGATACGTGCTGTGAAGATGAGTGTGCAAGTTGTTGAGCAAGATTGGAGATTTGTTGTAATTGCTGGATGGCAGTTTGATGTCCTTGCAGTGCGGTCTGGATCATATGTGCAGCTTGTTGCTCGCGTTGTGCCAATTGCTCCAGTTGTTGAGCGTTGCTTTGTTCTTGTCTAAGTAGTTGTTGATATTGCATCGAAGCCTGTTGTGTTTGTTGTGTAAGTTGTTGAGCCAACTGCGTAATTTGCTGCGATTGAGAGAACTGATTCATGTGTAAAACCCTCCTGTGTGTTTTGATGTACCTGTGTATTATGTAATACGGTTCTGAGAAATATTCAATCTATCCTGTTCCATTCAAATGAGGATTATTTTATGAACATGATTCGCTGTGGATTGGGAAGGCTACCTTTAGTGACCTAAAATGATACAGAAAAGGAATGACAACATGAGTAAAGCATCGACTAACGCTACAGAAGAAAAGAAACTGAAATGGTGGCAATTAAGTCTGCTAGGTGTGGCAGGAACAATTGGTACAGGGTATTTTCTGGGTTCCAGCCTTGCGATCTCGATTGGTGGTCCAGCTGTGCTACTGGCCTATATCTTGGCGGCCTTGGGTACATATGTAGTTTTTGATGCGCTCGCGAGAATGACAGCGGACCATCCGGAACAAGGATCTTTTCGTTCATATGCTAAGAAAGCCTTTGGAAGTTGGGCAGGCTTTGCAAGCGGATGGTTCTATTGGTTTTCGGAGTTGCTCATTATGGGGAGTCAGCTAACCGCATTGTCCATTTTCTCTAGGTTTTGGTTTCCGGCTGTTCCGCTCTGGATCTTTGCTGCAGGGTTCGGTATTGTGGGTCTTTGTATTGTATTCTTCGGTAACAAGGGATTTGACCGGGTTGAAAATGTACTGGCTATCATTAAAATTGCAGCCATCATCATGTTCTTGGTGCTTGCCATCGCCCTACTCGCAGGGTGGATTGGGGGAACCAAATATGAACACAAAGTACCGCTGGATATGGCAGCGATTTTTCCAAAGGGTGGCATCGGATTGTGGTCTGCGTTTCTTTTTGCGTTCTATGCTTATGGAGGTATTGAAGTTCTTGGCATTATGTCATATCGGCTTCAAAAACCGGAGGATGCCCCAAAGGCAGGAAAAGTCATGCTCATTGCGCTATCCACCGTATATGTTGTATCCATTGGACTCGCGTTAATTATGGTTCCTTTGAATGCATTCAACCCCAAGGAGAGTCCATTTGTACTGGCACTCAGTAGTGATCACCTTGCTTTTGTCCCACATTTGTTCAATGGTGTACTCATTGTAGCCGGATTTTCAACGATGACCGCTTCGCTCTATGCGGTGACGTCTATGATTATTACCCTCGCGCAGGAGGGAGACGCCCCGCAGTTATTTTCTCGAAAGTGGAAAACGAAGTATCCGTTATTTGCCTTGTCCCTCATTGGTTGTGGGTTAGTTGGTACGATCATCATGTCTCTCTTACTCCCAGGCAAAGTATATGAATACATCACAACTGCAGCTGGACTGATGCTTCTGTACAACTGGTCGTTTATTTTGTTATCCTCCGGTAAATTGTTGAAATCAGGCAAGTTCGATGTGATCAAACGCTGGATTGGCTTATTGTTGATCACTGCTGCAGTCACTGGAACACTTTTTCATGCACTCAGCAGACCAGGGTTCTATATTAGCTTATTGCTTGTCTCTCTCATTGCCATTAGTGACGTTATTGTACAACGGATTCGCAAGAAGAAACCTGCGACCCAAACATCATCAAACGCCAAGAAAGACGAAAGTGAAGAAAATGAGCAGCATTCTACGGGTATAAGCAGTTATCACATCACGGGTATTCGGTTACGCAAAAAAAACAAACTCAAATAAAGAAGAGAAATTGAATGGCTTTATATCCGAAGTAACAGCCAAAACCGACTAAAGAAAGTCCGGAAATGAGAGCAATTCCTTTAAGCACAGTAGAAGTGAGGTATTTGCGAAAAAAACTTACAGTAGTCGCCATGAATAAATCCCACAGAAGTACGCCAAAGATGATAGCTCCACTATATATCAACAATTGATCCATAGGAGAGTCATTTACAGCCTTGGCCAGAACTGAGCCATAAATGCCTAGCCAGAACATGATGGAAAGAGGGTTAAACAGAGACATCAGGAATCCTTGAGTAAATGACTTGGCAAGCTCCGAATCATCTCCTCTCATTTCAGAAGGGGCAAGGGTTCCTGCATTTTTAATACTTTCCACACCCGTATAGATCAATACAAAACAACCAAACATCCAGAGGAATACCCTTACAAACGGAAGTTCAAGCAGATGTACGATGCCAAAATACACAAGCAGCATATAGATGATATCAGCTGCGATGGCTCCTAGCCCAACAAACCAGGCAGGCATAAACCCACCTCGAATACCCTTGTCCAATTGTGCAGCATTGATGGGTCCAATAGGGGCTGAAAGTGATAATCCCAGGATCACATAACCTAACATGATATAAATAAGATGTCCTCCTTTCCATACAGTACAGCATATTCTTCAAGGTGTTTTTGTAGGACTAGATTATCGAGAGCGATGTATACTTTTTGCATGATTAATCCATATTAGTCGGAAATAGGGGGGGATTCTTGTGCTGATGCGTTGGATAAAGGAGGTATTTACTTCACAAAAGCAAGGAGAAACACTTCATAAACGAACACAACATTCAAAAAGTCTGGATATTTCGCTAGAAGATAAACTTAACAGCATTATCCAGGCATTTGAGTATAGTCCTGATTTTGTAGTTCGTGAGTTCCCTATATTAGAGGAGAAGGGTACTGCTCTAGCTGTATGTTACATGGAAGGGTTGACTGATTCTACGCTGTTGGTTGAACTTATAGACAATATCATTCAATGGATGAATACGGATCCGCTTCCGGGAGATCAGCCGAGAGATGTGTTAGTGAAAAGAATCTTACCCTCCGGGAATATCCGAAATATCGATTCGACGCAACTTATCTATGAAGCTTTATTAACAGGCCACGTCGTTATACTTATTGATGGTGTAAAGAATGTTCTTGCAGTGCCGATCGCCGGAGGAGCCAGAAGATCTGTAGAGGAACCCACGTCCCAAACAGTGGTCAGAGGACCAAAGGAAGGATTCACAGAGGAACTAACGACCAACATTACTCTTGTTCGACGGAAAATACGAACTCCTGATTTAAAATTCCAGATGCATAC
The nucleotide sequence above comes from Paenibacillus sp. W2I17. Encoded proteins:
- a CDS encoding manganese catalase family protein — its product is MFFYREDLINMIVPDKPDPAAAKVLQETLGGQFGEMRTMMQFFFQSSNFRGNATQYRDLIRGVFLEELSHIELVQQTINQLLTGAGAEGAGDAGVDGAPLDEAIKHANPHHYIMGAQSSLPVDAAGNPWLGNYVYDHGNLVSNLLDNIVLESTGVLQKSRIYEMSTNKAFRETLGFLIVRDNAHQNAFAKALETLGVNWGKIFPIPNYDINKYPECRKYVDMGFHNAQFNFRLDNTRIAEIFSGQTPSRNGGELQVIDPPQGYPLPYMPELPNEHSPGIHDLNA
- a CDS encoding LysE family transporter — its product is MLGYVILGLSLSAPIGPINAAQLDKGIRGGFMPAWFVGLGAIAADIIYMLLVYFGIVHLLELPFVRVFLWMFGCFVLIYTGVESIKNAGTLAPSEMRGDDSELAKSFTQGFLMSLFNPLSIMFWLGIYGSVLAKAVNDSPMDQLLIYSGAIIFGVLLWDLFMATTVSFFRKYLTSTVLKGIALISGLSLVGFGCYFGYKAIQFLFFI
- a CDS encoding amino acid permease, producing MSKASTNATEEKKLKWWQLSLLGVAGTIGTGYFLGSSLAISIGGPAVLLAYILAALGTYVVFDALARMTADHPEQGSFRSYAKKAFGSWAGFASGWFYWFSELLIMGSQLTALSIFSRFWFPAVPLWIFAAGFGIVGLCIVFFGNKGFDRVENVLAIIKIAAIIMFLVLAIALLAGWIGGTKYEHKVPLDMAAIFPKGGIGLWSAFLFAFYAYGGIEVLGIMSYRLQKPEDAPKAGKVMLIALSTVYVVSIGLALIMVPLNAFNPKESPFVLALSSDHLAFVPHLFNGVLIVAGFSTMTASLYAVTSMIITLAQEGDAPQLFSRKWKTKYPLFALSLIGCGLVGTIIMSLLLPGKVYEYITTAAGLMLLYNWSFILLSSGKLLKSGKFDVIKRWIGLLLITAAVTGTLFHALSRPGFYISLLLVSLIAISDVIVQRIRKKKPATQTSSNAKKDESEENEQHSTGISSYHITGIRLRKKNKLK
- a CDS encoding LysE family translocator — translated: MEIYIKFVLIGLAIAMPVGAITVEMTKQGLRNGFIHGWAVGLGGMTIDAGLILAMYFGFASVLSLPYVQIPLWLAGAGFLAFLGYDSIRNSDLDMATSENTKGKIKKSFWRTYRNGLLVAVSPGNLIFWISVFGVVLSDSYQSTGKLSFIIAGFGVLCGILIHDLGLLSIVSVTRKVMSKKMIQAVSAMAGVLLLGFSFYFLYKFVLALWLLFQ
- a CDS encoding AMP-dependent synthetase and ligase — protein: MNQFSQSQQITQLAQQLTQQTQQASMQYQQLLRQEQSNAQQLEQLAQREQQAAHMIQTALQGHQTAIQQLQQISNLAQQLAHSSSQHVSYLEQPYNTPNISTNGQSFGSYSNQNRPQ
- a CDS encoding YqcI/YcgG family protein, translated to MSLLFSSSEIENEEIPLENWKRDAYRLFSSKMSDREARFPCIPATQAFALGHLRYGFVSNFGDESAERNVSDILKEYGECSRSFGEYSSLILFFDKEKEVRDVLAYETAFWDLLSQIRHLDTKPWPKDIPEDPEHPMWEFCYNDERYFVYCGTPAHMSRQSRNFPYFMLALTPRWVLDIWNAQPLKAAAIAPRIRARLAAYDTIPAHPELKQYGSQGNLEYKQYFLRDDDTAPSKCPFLRSLQQDNVKE